From a region of the Clupea harengus chromosome 9, Ch_v2.0.2, whole genome shotgun sequence genome:
- the LOC116221829 gene encoding von Willebrand factor A domain-containing protein 5A-like — MCSNEPMDDYIDSCLADRSSHVARRGRMKRAETFDTDYCDLLKKGGFHVVQEPESLTDPLLQLISLQKALGSWEMDSSMAKVLKSDDELAKLMPVGADKAVWATTLALIWRYGLRLEAWAEWQFVAMKAASWIQAQKVDCVSQCVQAGNALLGCQVQQKTLGLSGDHTCRSVKCVIN, encoded by the exons ATGTGTTCAAATGAACCTATGGACGACTACATAGATAGCTGTTTAGCGGACAGATCGTCCCATGTGGCTCGTAGGGGTCGAATGAAGAGGG cagagaCTTTTGACACAGATTACTGTGATTTGCTGAAGAAAGGTGGATTTCATGTGGTCCAAG AACCAGAGTCCCTCACAGATCCCCTCCTTCAGCTGATCTCTCTCCAGAAAGCCTTGGGATCATGGGAAATGGACTCCTCAATGGCTAAAGTGTTGAAGTCAGATGACGAGTTGGCCAAACTGATGCCAGTGGGG GCAGACAAGGCTGTGTGGGCTACAACTCTGGCTCTGATTTGGCGCTATGGTTTACGGCTGGAGGCCTGGGCTGAATGGCAGTTTGTAGCCATGAAGGCAGCGTCCTGGATTCAAGCTCAGAAAG TGgactgtgtgtctcagtgtgtgcagGCTGGAAATGCTCTGCTGGGATGCCAGGTGCAGCAGAAGACCCTGGGGCTCTCAGGTGACCATACCTGTCGTTCTGTAAAATGTGTCATTAATTAA